The Kosakonia sacchari SP1 genome includes a window with the following:
- the yczR gene encoding MocR-like transcription factor YczR has translation MSSRRLGSHSLHRLLGHWQQPASRTPLWRQLADALRLLILDGRLAIETRLPGERELASMLEISRTTVASALAHLRDEGYLESRHGSGSRVILPDSRAIPTLSTAGTALDLSTAALSAGPEIHQAYTHALAAIPPYLSRTGYGQLGVQALREAIAARYTVRGLPTHADEVMVVNGALSGLALVLRMLTGPGDRVVVDHPTYPLAIAAIQGASCRPVGVSLPQSGWDTDGFAATLAQTAPRLAYLMPDYHNPTGRCMDIATRQAIVSVAAQARTTLVVDETMVDLWYASPPPPPMAAFDSSSTVITLGSAGKTFWGGLRLGWIRASSRTIATLVQTRDTLELGSPLLEQLATLWLMENGESFLPARRDMLKARRDRCAALLREHFPDWRFSLPEGGLSFWIELPDMLATQFAARAETIGIHLGAGPRFGLTGAFERYLRIPFALDSRELENALLRLKPLWLALRETEAPFKRSVV, from the coding sequence ATGTCATCACGCCGCCTGGGTAGCCACTCTTTACACCGTCTGTTGGGACACTGGCAACAACCCGCTTCCCGTACGCCTTTATGGCGACAACTTGCCGACGCGCTGCGCCTGCTGATCCTTGATGGCAGACTGGCAATCGAGACACGCCTTCCCGGAGAGCGTGAACTGGCCTCAATGCTTGAGATCAGCCGCACAACGGTTGCCAGCGCACTGGCGCACCTGCGTGATGAAGGTTATCTGGAGAGCCGCCACGGCAGTGGCTCGCGTGTGATCCTGCCCGATAGCCGGGCGATCCCAACGCTTAGCACGGCGGGCACAGCGCTCGATCTCTCCACTGCCGCGCTCAGCGCTGGCCCGGAAATCCACCAGGCTTATACTCACGCGCTGGCGGCCATTCCGCCCTATCTTTCCCGCACCGGTTACGGGCAATTAGGTGTGCAGGCGCTGCGCGAAGCGATTGCCGCACGATACACCGTCCGCGGCTTGCCCACGCATGCTGATGAAGTGATGGTGGTCAATGGCGCGCTCAGCGGGCTGGCGCTGGTTCTGCGTATGCTGACCGGCCCAGGCGATCGCGTGGTGGTCGATCATCCGACCTATCCGCTGGCGATTGCCGCCATCCAGGGCGCGTCGTGCAGGCCGGTTGGCGTGTCCTTGCCGCAATCGGGCTGGGACACCGACGGTTTCGCAGCGACGCTGGCGCAGACCGCGCCACGGCTGGCGTACTTAATGCCTGATTATCACAACCCAACCGGCCGCTGTATGGATATCGCCACGCGGCAGGCCATCGTCAGCGTTGCCGCGCAAGCGCGCACCACCCTGGTGGTCGACGAAACGATGGTTGATTTGTGGTACGCGTCTCCGCCGCCACCGCCAATGGCAGCGTTTGATAGTAGCAGCACGGTCATTACGCTCGGTTCGGCGGGTAAAACGTTCTGGGGTGGGCTGCGTTTAGGGTGGATCCGCGCCTCATCGCGAACCATTGCCACGCTGGTGCAGACGCGCGATACGCTGGAACTCGGCTCACCGCTACTGGAACAGCTGGCGACGCTATGGCTGATGGAAAATGGCGAAAGCTTCCTGCCCGCGCGTCGTGACATGCTCAAAGCACGACGCGATCGCTGTGCGGCGTTGCTGCGGGAACATTTCCCCGACTGGCGTTTTTCGCTGCCGGAAGGCGGCCTCTCTTTCTGGATAGAGCTGCCCGATATGCTGGCAACGCAGTTTGCCGCACGCGCAGAAACGATTGGTATCCATCTCGGCGCTGGCCCGCGCTTTGGGCTGACGGGGGCGTTTGAGCGCTATTTGCGCATCCCTTTCGCGCTGGATTCCCGTGAGCTGGAAAATGCACTGCTGCGACTCAAACCTTTGTGGCTGGCGCTTCGCGAAACGGAAGCGCCATTTAAGCGTAGCGTGGTGTAA
- a CDS encoding MGMT family protein, with translation MDTQDSFPQRVWQIVAAIPEGYVTTYGDVAKLAGSPRAARQVGGVLKRLPEGSTLPWHRVVNRHGCISLTGPDLQRQRQALLAEGVVVSGSGQIDLQHYRWIY, from the coding sequence ATGGATACACAGGACTCTTTCCCGCAGCGGGTGTGGCAAATCGTTGCCGCCATACCCGAAGGCTATGTCACGACCTATGGCGATGTGGCGAAACTGGCTGGTTCACCGCGCGCGGCGCGCCAGGTGGGCGGCGTGCTAAAACGCTTACCGGAAGGTAGCACGTTACCGTGGCATCGGGTGGTGAATCGTCATGGTTGTATCTCGCTGACCGGGCCGGATTTACAGCGTCAGCGCCAGGCGCTGCTGGCGGAAGGCGTGGTGGTATCGGGAAGTGGACAAATCGATTTACAGCACTATCGTTGGATTTATTAA
- a CDS encoding GFA family protein: MAEKLMAQCHCGTVAFSVQLSDGFNTVRRCNCSFCRMRGAVAVSAPLSGIEVVKGKDKLTEYRFNTGTAVHYFCSVCGIYTFHQRRSNPDQYGVNVACIEGVSPFDFEQIPVSEGVHHPSDGGKDSIAGYLRYSRE, encoded by the coding sequence ATGGCGGAAAAATTAATGGCGCAGTGTCACTGCGGTACGGTGGCGTTTTCTGTGCAGCTTTCGGACGGTTTTAACACCGTGCGACGCTGTAATTGCTCTTTTTGCCGAATGCGCGGCGCAGTTGCCGTGTCGGCCCCGCTCTCGGGCATTGAGGTTGTTAAAGGCAAAGATAAATTGACCGAGTATCGCTTTAACACCGGCACCGCCGTGCACTATTTTTGCTCGGTTTGCGGTATCTATACGTTTCACCAGCGGCGATCTAACCCGGATCAATACGGCGTGAATGTGGCATGCATTGAAGGAGTCTCGCCCTTCGATTTTGAGCAAATTCCGGTTTCAGAAGGTGTTCATCACCCTTCGGATGGCGGAAAAGATAGCATTGCGGGGTATTTGCGTTATTCACGCGAGTGA
- a CDS encoding IS3 family transposase (programmed frameshift) yields MGTPRFTPEFKEEAVRQITERGYSVAEVSDRLGVSAHSLYKWLRAIKPDNSEQHARDLLEAKSEILKLRAQLKRTEEERDILKKGRAVLCKGARLKYRFINEHRTVWGVMTMCRVLCVARAGFYAWLHNPVSARDKDNQRLLTLIRDSYSLSGGVYGYRRVHGDLNEIGEICGKNRVGRIMQLNRIKAVRGYKAPRRIAGRPSVVAPNRVQRQFTVVRANQVWVTDITYIRTWQGWLYLAVVIDLFARNVVGWSMKPTLSRELALDALMMAVWRRKPDGEVIVHSDQGSQYGSDDWQRFCRANNLAPSMSRRGNCWDNAVAESFFSSLKKERIRKRIYKTRDLARADIFDYIEVFYNRARRHSHLGGVSPEAFEQASS; encoded by the exons ATGGGCACACCACGATTTACACCTGAATTTAAGGAAGAAGCCGTCCGTCAGATAACGGAACGCGGTTATTCCGTCGCCGAAGTTTCTGACCGGCTGGGCGTTTCAGCACACAGTCTCTATAAGTGGTTACGGGCTATTAAACCCGATAACAGCGAGCAGCATGCCCGTGATTTACTGGAAGCGAAAAGCGAGATCCTGAAGCTCAGGGCCCAACTGAAGCGCACTGAGGAAGAACGGGACATACTGA AAAAAGGCCGCGCGGTACTTTGCAAGGGAGCCCGACTGAAGTACCGCTTTATCAATGAGCACCGCACTGTATGGGGTGTCATGACGATGTGTCGGGTGTTGTGCGTTGCCCGGGCCGGGTTTTATGCGTGGCTGCATAACCCGGTCTCCGCGCGGGATAAAGATAACCAGCGTCTGCTGACGCTTATCCGTGACTCCTATTCACTGAGCGGAGGCGTATACGGTTACCGCCGGGTTCATGGCGACCTGAACGAAATCGGGGAAATCTGCGGTAAAAATCGGGTGGGCCGTATTATGCAACTGAACCGGATTAAAGCCGTGCGCGGCTATAAAGCTCCGCGTCGTATCGCCGGCAGACCTTCAGTGGTTGCGCCTAATCGTGTGCAGCGGCAGTTTACCGTTGTCCGGGCCAATCAGGTCTGGGTAACCGACATTACCTATATCCGCACCTGGCAGGGCTGGTTATATCTGGCGGTGGTTATCGATCTCTTCGCCCGTAACGTGGTGGGCTGGTCGATGAAACCCACTCTCTCACGCGAACTGGCGCTGGATGCGCTCATGATGGCCGTGTGGCGACGAAAACCGGACGGCGAGGTTATCGTACACAGCGATCAGGGCAGCCAGTACGGCAGCGACGACTGGCAGCGCTTCTGCCGGGCCAATAACCTGGCCCCGAGCATGAGCCGGCGTGGCAACTGCTGGGATAATGCGGTAGCGGAGTCGTTCTTCAGTTCGCTGAAAAAAGAACGGATCAGAAAGCGCATCTATAAAACCCGGGATCTGGCCCGGGCCGATATCTTCGATTACATTGAAGTGTTCTACAACCGGGCCCGGCGCCACAGCCATCTCGGCGGCGTCAGTCCGGAGGCCTTTGAACAGGCCTCGTCGTGA
- a CDS encoding YbaY family lipoprotein, giving the protein MKLVHMLSGLAVAVALSACAQKGGDIPTPAPNPNAPAATNKPAIAQPNVSGTVWIRQKVALPPDAVLTVTVSDASQADAPSKVLAQKAVRTEGKQSPFSFVLPFNPADIQPNARILLSAAITIDNKIVFITDTVKPVINQGGTKVDLTLVPVQQTAVPLQQSGGAATTVPSTSPTQVNPSEATPAPTQY; this is encoded by the coding sequence ATGAAACTCGTGCACATGTTAAGTGGTTTAGCAGTCGCGGTCGCGCTGTCTGCCTGCGCCCAAAAGGGCGGCGATATTCCGACACCTGCACCTAACCCAAATGCACCTGCGGCAACAAATAAACCGGCAATCGCTCAACCGAATGTTTCGGGTACGGTTTGGATCCGTCAGAAAGTGGCGCTGCCGCCAGACGCGGTACTCACCGTGACGGTTTCTGATGCCTCGCAGGCAGATGCGCCGTCGAAAGTACTGGCGCAGAAAGCCGTCCGTACGGAAGGTAAACAGTCACCGTTTAGCTTTGTGCTGCCATTTAACCCGGCGGATATTCAGCCGAACGCCCGCATCCTGCTGAGCGCGGCGATTACCATTGACAACAAAATCGTCTTTATTACCGATACGGTTAAGCCGGTTATCAACCAGGGCGGTACGAAAGTTGACCTGACGCTGGTGCCGGTACAGCAAACCGCTGTGCCGCTGCAACAAAGTGGTGGGGCGGCAACAACAGTGCCTTCCACTTCTCCGACGCAGGTAAACCCGTCGGAAGCGACACCTGCGCCGACGCAGTACTAA